A region from the Cystobacter ferrugineus genome encodes:
- a CDS encoding GMC family oxidoreductase — MEFDCDWLIIGSGFGGSVSALRLTEKGYRVVMLEKGRRLEGKDFPETNWNLKKWLWMPALGWRGLFKMTFFRHVTVLSGVGVGGGSLVYANTLPIPKDDFFQSRSWGGLADWKTELAPHYDTARRMLGATVNPLRTLPDQIVQQVGKEMGREDFQPATVAVYFGQPGVTVPDPYHGGEGPSRTGCNSCGGCMTGCRFNAKNSLDKNYLYLAEKRGLTIHADTEATWVRPLPGGGYEVKAIEGTSRASRRERRFTARQVIFSGGVLGTVELLLKLKAHPDGLPRLSERVGDCVRTNSESLIGVVAGKRFQGEDLSRGIAIGSILHTDEHSHLEPVRYAAGSDFFRTLMAPHVGGTTALSRLAGLLGLALRHPLKLVRAWFTRDFARRSMILLYMRTLDGHLRMRRGRGLFTGGRKGVLTSLAEGPAPSAYIPEATELAHRVAEKLDGMPMNMASETLMGIPTTAHILGGCCMGSSPETGAIDSQHRLFGYDGLYVIDGAAISANPGVNPSLTITALAERAMTFIPARRRVESSEEMTRPATHRSAVGA, encoded by the coding sequence ATGGAGTTCGATTGCGACTGGCTCATCATCGGCTCGGGCTTTGGCGGGAGCGTGAGTGCCCTGCGCCTGACGGAGAAGGGCTACCGGGTGGTGATGCTGGAGAAGGGTCGCCGCCTGGAGGGCAAGGACTTCCCCGAGACGAACTGGAACTTGAAGAAGTGGCTGTGGATGCCGGCGCTCGGCTGGCGCGGCCTCTTCAAGATGACCTTCTTCCGCCACGTCACGGTGCTCTCCGGCGTGGGCGTGGGCGGCGGCTCGTTGGTGTACGCCAACACGCTGCCCATCCCGAAGGATGACTTCTTCCAGTCGCGCTCCTGGGGTGGGCTCGCGGACTGGAAGACGGAGCTGGCGCCGCACTACGACACCGCGCGCCGGATGCTCGGGGCCACGGTGAATCCGCTGCGCACCCTGCCCGATCAGATCGTCCAGCAGGTGGGCAAGGAGATGGGCCGCGAGGACTTCCAGCCCGCCACGGTCGCCGTCTACTTCGGACAGCCCGGGGTGACGGTGCCAGACCCCTACCACGGGGGCGAGGGCCCCAGCCGCACCGGCTGCAACTCGTGTGGCGGGTGCATGACGGGCTGCCGCTTCAACGCGAAGAACTCGCTCGACAAGAACTACCTCTACCTCGCGGAGAAGCGCGGCCTCACGATCCACGCGGACACGGAGGCCACCTGGGTCCGCCCCCTGCCCGGCGGTGGGTACGAGGTGAAGGCCATCGAGGGCACCTCGCGCGCATCCCGCCGCGAGCGGCGCTTCACGGCGCGCCAGGTCATCTTCTCGGGTGGCGTGCTCGGCACGGTGGAGCTGCTGCTCAAGCTCAAGGCGCACCCGGACGGACTGCCCCGGCTCTCGGAGCGCGTGGGCGACTGCGTGCGCACCAACTCCGAGTCACTCATTGGCGTGGTGGCCGGCAAGCGCTTCCAGGGCGAGGACCTGTCCCGGGGCATCGCCATCGGGTCCATCCTCCACACCGATGAACATTCGCACCTGGAGCCGGTGCGCTACGCGGCGGGCTCGGACTTCTTCCGCACCCTCATGGCGCCTCACGTGGGGGGCACCACCGCGCTGTCTCGGCTGGCGGGCCTGCTGGGTCTCGCCTTGCGCCACCCGCTCAAGCTGGTGCGCGCCTGGTTCACCCGCGACTTCGCCCGGCGCTCGATGATCCTCCTCTATATGCGCACGCTGGATGGGCACCTGCGCATGCGCCGGGGCCGAGGCCTGTTCACCGGAGGGCGCAAGGGCGTGCTCACCAGCCTCGCGGAGGGACCGGCCCCGAGCGCCTACATCCCCGAGGCCACGGAGCTCGCCCACCGGGTGGCGGAGAAGCTGGACGGAATGCCCATGAACATGGCTTCCGAGACGCTGATGGGCATCCCCACCACCGCGCACATCCTCGGAGGCTGCTGCATGGGCAGCTCCCCCGAGACGGGGGCCATCGACTCCCAGCATCGCCTCTTCGGCTATGACGGGCTCTACGTCATCGACGGCGCGGCCATCTCCGCCAATCCGGGCGTCAACCCCTCGCTCACCATCACCGCGCTCGCCGAGCGCGCCATGACCTTCATTCCCGCCCGGCGGCGGGTGGAGTCCAGCGAGGAGATGACGCGACCCGCCACGCACCGCTCGGCCGTGGGGGCCTGA
- a CDS encoding glycerophosphodiester phosphodiesterase, translating into MISLPSKRRAGVLACVLLLAAGCGLGDAPGTPRLVAHRSGSGNFPENSRSAITAALREGYPSIEVDVVLTRDRIPILSHDAWIDPVLCTYAQGPGEAEPRRLPEDSRWPIQDFTLEELQRDFRCGGLGDPTKPEAQRVADTYVTFDELLSLMKGHPDTVLQFDIKQDPAYTQSPEVFADEILRRWNAAVLPNRFFITSTRGALLKAFQARQDMEALLIWPELRKDSNATVTAILNELQRQVGVKDLIQLTRDAGADGIAVAYQVADRAALESVRSAGFKTAVWTANTEAQLSLFCRWPLDYLITDYVERAPCR; encoded by the coding sequence ATGATCTCCCTCCCGTCGAAACGAAGAGCGGGCGTGCTCGCCTGCGTGCTGCTGCTGGCCGCGGGCTGCGGCCTCGGCGATGCCCCCGGGACTCCGCGCCTCGTGGCGCATCGCTCCGGCTCGGGCAACTTCCCGGAGAACTCCCGCTCGGCCATCACCGCCGCCCTGCGCGAGGGCTATCCCTCCATCGAGGTGGACGTGGTCCTCACGCGCGATCGCATCCCCATCCTCTCGCATGATGCGTGGATCGATCCGGTGCTGTGCACCTATGCGCAAGGCCCGGGCGAAGCCGAGCCGCGCCGGCTGCCCGAGGACTCGCGCTGGCCCATCCAGGACTTCACGCTCGAGGAACTGCAGCGGGACTTCCGCTGCGGTGGCCTGGGCGATCCCACCAAGCCCGAGGCGCAGCGGGTGGCGGACACGTACGTCACCTTCGACGAGCTGCTCTCGCTGATGAAGGGCCACCCGGACACGGTGCTCCAGTTCGACATCAAGCAGGACCCCGCGTACACGCAGTCCCCCGAGGTCTTCGCCGACGAGATCCTCCGCCGGTGGAACGCGGCGGTGTTGCCCAACCGCTTCTTCATCACCTCCACCCGGGGCGCGCTGCTCAAGGCGTTCCAGGCGCGCCAGGACATGGAGGCGCTGCTCATCTGGCCGGAGCTGCGCAAGGACTCGAACGCCACCGTGACGGCCATCCTCAACGAGTTGCAGCGTCAGGTGGGCGTGAAGGATCTCATCCAGCTCACGCGCGACGCGGGGGCGGATGGCATCGCCGTGGCGTACCAGGTGGCGGATCGCGCCGCGCTGGAGTCCGTGCGGAGCGCCGGGTTCAAGACGGCCGTGTGGACGGCCAACACCGAGGCCCAGCTCTCCCTGTTCTGCCGCTGGCCCCTGGACTACCTCATCACCGACTACGTGGAGCGTGCACCGTGCCGTTGA
- a CDS encoding ABC transporter permease translates to MIRPLVAKEARDQRPFLGLALFLLLLNVLSALWEAPLGFSPYAVSLPERFEPDDDLSVLTFLLAFALGSGLLVREQDDRTLEFLDALPTSRWTLFWIKVLVALATVLVYPLGMTAWTLLEQALSRTSLEPGLHLDVIGMAIVLRVVQALSVLALGLALAPLRRLCWTLLAVLMLAQGLLEDRAPWWSALNPLRLTAPVFEGNHWRWPVEALLLQLSVTAALLALALAQFLGWGERLLAAAQQRLQGSWLGVLASVTTVGLFFAVFMRWGGADDETATSGEEVRVEFPTSASAQADTRHYQFTYPASLRQRAEPLLRGADASFEKVRAFLGVDSGEPLRADLGGSMRHTAGTAYWNTLRMGLENLSSDEEALAVLGHETTHVLSQRIVGPEATPHLADMHLFAEGLATYVEYRFFRPPDALEEYHWLAATARARREVKTEELLAPDRLAAERDANWVYPLGRAFVEALVRRHGDGAPARVLAALGRKDAPEGLQEALLWQDAFQTAGIDLSQVFDDFFASLDEQVARHQELITSLPRPRAAVEPTEHEVLLRPVLDTPPPEGWRVVCRFRANEKSRLQTFDGPFDCGESLGRDRAKLSRDVLWYQMGLRGPKGLVLYEPWTSIRVE, encoded by the coding sequence ATGATCCGCCCCCTCGTCGCCAAGGAAGCGCGCGATCAACGGCCGTTCCTCGGGCTCGCGCTCTTCCTCCTCCTGCTCAACGTGCTCTCCGCGCTGTGGGAGGCGCCCCTGGGCTTCTCCCCCTACGCGGTGAGTCTCCCGGAGCGCTTCGAGCCGGACGATGACCTGTCCGTGCTCACCTTCCTCCTCGCCTTCGCGCTCGGCAGCGGGCTGCTCGTGCGGGAACAGGACGACCGCACGTTGGAGTTCCTCGACGCCCTGCCCACCTCGCGCTGGACGCTCTTCTGGATCAAGGTGCTCGTCGCGCTCGCCACCGTGCTCGTGTACCCGCTCGGGATGACGGCCTGGACGCTTCTCGAACAGGCCCTGTCACGCACCTCGCTCGAGCCCGGCCTGCACCTGGACGTCATCGGCATGGCGATCGTGCTGCGCGTCGTGCAGGCGCTCTCCGTGCTCGCCCTCGGCCTGGCCCTGGCTCCCTTGCGCCGGCTGTGTTGGACCCTGCTCGCCGTGCTGATGCTCGCCCAGGGCCTGCTCGAGGACCGGGCCCCCTGGTGGTCCGCCCTCAACCCGCTCCGCCTCACCGCGCCCGTGTTCGAGGGAAACCACTGGCGCTGGCCCGTGGAGGCCCTGCTCCTCCAGCTCTCCGTCACCGCGGCCCTGCTCGCCCTCGCCCTGGCGCAGTTCCTCGGCTGGGGAGAGCGGCTGCTCGCCGCCGCGCAACAGCGGCTCCAGGGCTCCTGGCTGGGGGTGCTGGCCTCCGTCACCACCGTGGGACTGTTCTTCGCGGTGTTCATGCGCTGGGGAGGCGCCGATGACGAGACGGCCACGAGCGGCGAGGAGGTCCGGGTGGAGTTCCCCACCAGCGCCAGCGCCCAGGCCGACACCCGGCACTACCAGTTCACCTACCCCGCCAGCCTGCGCCAGCGCGCCGAGCCCCTCCTGCGGGGAGCCGACGCCTCCTTCGAGAAGGTGCGCGCCTTCCTGGGAGTCGACTCGGGCGAGCCCCTCCGCGCGGACCTCGGTGGAAGCATGCGGCACACGGCGGGCACGGCCTACTGGAACACGTTGCGCATGGGCCTCGAGAACCTCTCCTCCGACGAGGAAGCGCTCGCCGTGCTCGGACACGAGACGACGCACGTGCTCTCCCAGCGCATCGTGGGACCGGAGGCCACTCCCCACCTGGCCGACATGCACCTGTTCGCCGAGGGACTCGCCACCTACGTGGAGTACCGCTTCTTCCGCCCACCCGACGCGCTGGAGGAGTACCACTGGCTCGCCGCCACCGCCCGCGCCCGGCGCGAGGTGAAGACCGAGGAGTTGCTCGCTCCCGACAGGCTCGCGGCCGAGCGGGACGCGAACTGGGTGTATCCGCTCGGACGCGCCTTCGTCGAGGCGTTGGTTCGGCGGCACGGGGACGGCGCTCCGGCACGCGTGCTCGCGGCGCTCGGGAGGAAGGATGCCCCCGAGGGTCTCCAGGAGGCCCTGCTCTGGCAGGACGCGTTCCAGACGGCGGGCATCGATCTGTCCCAGGTGTTCGATGACTTCTTCGCCTCGCTGGACGAGCAGGTGGCGCGCCATCAAGAGCTGATCACGTCACTCCCCCGTCCCCGCGCGGCCGTGGAACCCACCGAGCACGAGGTGCTCCTGCGGCCCGTGCTGGACACGCCGCCGCCCGAGGGATGGCGGGTGGTCTGCCGCTTCCGCGCGAATGAGAAATCACGGCTCCAGACGTTCGATGGACCCTTCGACTGCGGCGAGTCCCTCGGGCGCGATCGCGCGAAGCTGTCGCGCGACGTGCTCTGGTACCAGATGGGGCTGCGCGGGCCGAAGGGCCTGGTGCTCTACGAGCCCTGGACGAGCATCCGAGTGGAGTGA
- a CDS encoding ABC transporter permease, producing the protein MSLALVRKEWREHRGAWLLLQLLVAAMLLVVWQGQEAFAEQGSFFALLKSPTLLLASGGALFVAHRLIVHEYGQRTQLFLEVLPVSRARVLATKLVLGTAALLPPLVLSLLLLWNQARAHESISGRFVLLLLTRASTPVLLGWCFFALAGLLGRYRNPLYLFLLIALFAADHLTDFDLSRWGPFALLGSDFAFERHRVPWKDLLTCWALSGALVGAGFGLVLYRDGTLAELLSQRMSHREKVFIACLLVGLFVCVATWDEANQRKPFALSEAERAPVKSSSLQVASGVGFPPERARLFAERLAADLGTMSDFLGLEQLPPVAVLPILELDADVFQRAELEKADGVVVRANLAAPDFDPLAFESFLFREVLIEASQGRVLREERQWLLDGFTTWWVNQTGAEPLPARAAVASREDFEEKHWLTTRERLGPCLSGALGARGLQVLRHRLGQSAFQELMRRVLVIPEGTGFWGLWREPRLAELLAHRDGPSVDELAGFWREALRRDREAHTDMLEPLTRLQPTLTLVAESARTFRLEHELRTSTGAPPPPYALLHHELEPFENEVPAHALSRQDVVSGTGARLPLGLSRGARWLFVVQVDSEALGCPIRLLAQRREIR; encoded by the coding sequence ATGAGCCTGGCCCTGGTGCGCAAGGAGTGGCGCGAGCATCGCGGCGCCTGGCTGCTGCTCCAGTTGCTCGTCGCCGCCATGCTGCTCGTGGTGTGGCAGGGCCAGGAAGCCTTCGCCGAACAGGGCAGCTTCTTCGCCTTGCTCAAGAGCCCCACCCTGCTGCTCGCCAGTGGCGGCGCGCTCTTCGTCGCCCACCGGCTGATCGTCCACGAGTACGGCCAGCGCACCCAGCTCTTCCTCGAGGTCCTCCCCGTCTCGCGCGCCCGCGTGCTCGCCACCAAGCTCGTCCTGGGCACCGCGGCGTTGCTGCCACCGCTCGTGCTGAGCTTGCTGCTCCTGTGGAACCAGGCCCGAGCGCACGAGTCCATCTCCGGCCGCTTCGTGCTGCTGCTGCTCACGCGCGCATCCACTCCGGTGCTGCTGGGCTGGTGCTTCTTCGCCCTCGCCGGACTGCTCGGCCGCTACCGCAACCCCCTCTATCTCTTCCTCCTCATCGCCCTCTTCGCGGCGGATCACCTCACCGACTTCGACCTCTCGCGCTGGGGGCCCTTCGCCCTGCTCGGCTCGGACTTCGCCTTCGAGCGCCACCGCGTGCCCTGGAAGGATCTGCTCACCTGCTGGGCGCTCTCGGGCGCCCTGGTCGGCGCGGGCTTCGGGCTCGTGCTCTACCGGGATGGAACCCTGGCCGAGCTGCTCTCCCAGCGGATGAGCCACCGGGAGAAGGTCTTCATCGCCTGCCTCCTCGTCGGGCTCTTCGTGTGCGTGGCCACCTGGGACGAGGCGAACCAACGCAAGCCCTTCGCCCTGAGCGAGGCGGAGCGGGCGCCGGTGAAGTCCTCGTCGCTCCAGGTGGCCTCCGGGGTGGGCTTTCCCCCGGAGCGAGCCCGGCTGTTCGCGGAGCGGCTCGCCGCGGACCTGGGCACCATGAGTGACTTCCTGGGGCTCGAACAGCTTCCCCCCGTGGCGGTGCTGCCCATCCTCGAGCTCGATGCCGACGTGTTCCAGCGCGCGGAGCTGGAGAAGGCCGATGGCGTCGTCGTCCGGGCGAACCTCGCGGCCCCGGACTTCGATCCGCTCGCCTTCGAGTCCTTCCTCTTCCGGGAAGTGCTCATCGAAGCCAGCCAGGGCCGCGTGCTGCGCGAGGAGCGCCAGTGGCTGCTCGACGGCTTCACCACCTGGTGGGTGAATCAGACAGGCGCCGAACCCCTGCCCGCGCGCGCCGCCGTGGCGTCCCGGGAGGACTTCGAGGAGAAGCACTGGTTGACCACGCGCGAGCGCCTCGGCCCCTGTCTGTCGGGAGCGCTGGGCGCCCGGGGCCTCCAGGTGCTGCGGCACCGGCTCGGGCAATCCGCCTTCCAGGAGCTGATGCGCCGCGTGCTCGTCATCCCCGAGGGCACGGGATTCTGGGGCCTGTGGCGGGAGCCCCGGCTGGCCGAGCTGCTGGCCCATCGCGATGGGCCCTCCGTGGACGAGCTGGCGGGCTTCTGGCGCGAGGCGCTGCGGCGGGATCGCGAGGCTCACACGGACATGCTCGAGCCCCTGACCCGGCTCCAGCCAACCCTCACCCTGGTGGCGGAGTCGGCGCGGACCTTCCGCCTGGAACACGAACTCCGGACGAGCACCGGGGCCCCGCCTCCCCCCTACGCCCTGCTCCACCATGAGCTGGAGCCCTTCGAGAACGAGGTGCCCGCGCATGCCCTCTCCCGGCAGGACGTGGTGTCTGGCACGGGGGCGAGGCTGCCCCTGGGCCTTTCCCGGGGAGCCCGGTGGCTCTTCGTGGTGCAGGTGGACTCCGAGGCGCTCGGGTGCCCCATCCGCCTGCTCGCGCAGCGCCGGGAGATCCGATGA
- a CDS encoding ABC transporter ATP-binding protein yields the protein MSEIILRTHGLSRLFHKVAAVEGVDLELRRGEVYGFLGRNGAGKTTTLRMLMGILRPDRGHIELMGQRVRRVGSAQKRQLGYVSQEQVFYPWMTARELGAFVSGFYPRWSDEEFRRLLRVLDVPEDRKAAQLSGGTRMKLGLALALAHHPPLLLLDEPTAGMDPVARREFLDILRDQVRREGQTVLFSSHLVGEVEEVAHRIGILHEGRLRFQGSLDTLRQSVRRVLLDSTTAPLPPGLSLVRREHLPDGRVAVVLFGAPTDWDTASLAPETVQRLSLEDIFLAYARRSDEP from the coding sequence ATGTCCGAGATCATCCTGCGCACCCACGGGCTCAGCCGCCTGTTCCACAAGGTGGCGGCCGTGGAGGGCGTGGACCTGGAGCTGCGCCGGGGTGAGGTCTACGGATTCCTGGGACGCAATGGCGCGGGCAAGACGACCACGCTGCGGATGCTCATGGGCATCCTGCGCCCGGACCGGGGCCACATCGAGCTGATGGGCCAGCGCGTGCGCCGCGTGGGAAGCGCCCAGAAGCGGCAGCTCGGCTACGTGTCGCAGGAGCAGGTCTTCTACCCCTGGATGACCGCGCGCGAACTGGGCGCGTTCGTCTCCGGCTTCTATCCCCGTTGGAGTGACGAGGAGTTCCGGCGGCTGCTCCGGGTGCTCGACGTCCCCGAGGACCGCAAGGCCGCGCAGCTCTCCGGTGGGACGAGGATGAAGCTGGGGCTGGCGCTCGCGCTGGCCCACCACCCGCCCCTGCTGCTGCTCGATGAGCCCACCGCCGGGATGGATCCGGTGGCCCGCAGGGAGTTCCTCGACATCCTGCGCGACCAGGTGCGGCGCGAGGGCCAGACGGTGCTCTTCTCCTCGCACCTCGTCGGCGAGGTGGAGGAAGTGGCGCACCGCATCGGCATCCTCCACGAGGGCCGGCTGCGCTTCCAGGGGAGCCTGGACACCCTGCGCCAGTCCGTCCGGCGCGTGCTCCTGGACTCCACCACCGCCCCCCTCCCCCCGGGCCTCTCGCTCGTCAGGCGCGAGCACCTGCCCGATGGGCGCGTGGCCGTCGTCCTCTTCGGCGCGCCCACGGACTGGGACACCGCATCCCTCGCTCCGGAGACCGTCCAGCGGCTCTCGCTCGAGGACATCTTCCTCGCCTACGCCCGGCGCTCGGACGAACCATGA
- a CDS encoding DoxX family protein, with product MNASRGSTLGWTLVRVVFGLSLAFAHGLPKVTGDMSRFAQGVEALGFPYPLYFAWAAALSELVGGLLVALGLFTRLAAFFVACTMGVALYQHRMDAFGRMELAVLYLAVFLAAVFIGGGPLSVDAKMRRRPF from the coding sequence ATGAACGCTTCACGTGGATCCACGCTGGGCTGGACGCTGGTACGGGTGGTGTTCGGACTCTCATTGGCGTTCGCCCATGGGTTGCCCAAGGTGACGGGTGACATGAGCCGCTTCGCCCAGGGCGTGGAGGCGCTGGGCTTCCCCTACCCGCTCTACTTCGCCTGGGCCGCGGCGCTGTCCGAGCTGGTGGGCGGGCTCCTGGTGGCGCTGGGGCTCTTCACCCGGCTCGCGGCCTTCTTCGTGGCCTGCACCATGGGAGTGGCCCTCTATCAGCACCGCATGGATGCCTTCGGGCGCATGGAGCTGGCGGTGCTCTACCTCGCGGTATTCCTCGCGGCCGTGTTCATCGGCGGAGGGCCCCTGAGCGTCGATGCGAAGATGCGCCGCCGCCCCTTCTGA